One Glycine max cultivar Williams 82 chromosome 6, Glycine_max_v4.0, whole genome shotgun sequence DNA segment encodes these proteins:
- the LOC102667944 gene encoding uncharacterized protein — protein MESSKHYIDSPWPAVTYDIMAPSPVVGSSFKLVYQQILASQAQLLEGKEYHKIQNPTVETNDHPHAPADSNIYTQPEDVSSDSAARELRPPKVGYCKICEVHLPYCKTLEMHNQENSHQRMLKLYEEIQRLKTSGSSTNTQTTDECSKAEQRIDILTHQSGTTQLSQVAVCLQCGNAGFPETLVFCNKCQVYALHRTVFG, from the exons ATGGAATCATCTAAACATTATATTGATTCTCCATGGCCAGCTGTGACATATGATATAATGGCACCATCACCTGTGGTGGGGTCTAGTTTCAAGCTTGTATATCAGCAAATCTTAGCCTCACAGGCACAATTATTGGAAGGCAAAGAATATCATAAGATTCAAAATCCTACTGTAGAAACAAATGATCATCCACATGCCCCTGCagattctaatatttacacCCAACCAGAAGATGTGAGTTCTGATTCTGCAGCAAGAGAACTAAGACCACCAAAAGTGGGATACTGTAAAATTTGTGAGGTTCATCTACCCTATTGCAAAACATTGGAAATGCATAACCAAGAAAATAGTCATCAAAGAATGTTGAAACTATATGAGGAAATACAGAGACTAAAAACTTCAGGTTCCAGTACTAACACCCAAACTACAGATGAATGTTCTAAAGCTGAACAAAGGATAGATATTCTCACCCATCAGTCAGGGACAACTCAGCTGTCTCAG GTAGCTGTTTGTCTTCAGTGTGGCAATGCAGGGTTTCCAGAGACACTTGTGTTTTGCAACAAGTGTCAGGTATATGCACTTCATAG AACTGTCTTTGGTTGA